The proteins below come from a single Periophthalmus magnuspinnatus isolate fPerMag1 chromosome 7, fPerMag1.2.pri, whole genome shotgun sequence genomic window:
- the gpkow gene encoding G-patch domain and KOW motifs-containing protein — protein sequence MASYSDTGVTQTGSEPREKKPPAVSFGFSKTVSKFKPPPGEFAAKTQDRDYLTGIQHNELQSTKPQVKPKELIIPLIQKNHWHKPSSAAQNEAKVKKDKEPTQEDDSMVSQAVKELIEDSRRQLDEWQNGTDSEKHVNLSIPLLMQNKVPDGFEDGDHVNVDLRPESSTEADYESVPVEAYGLAMLKGMGWKKDEGIGRTFKQDVKPIEHQLRPKGLGLGADRSAIKDLEPNKRKRPPKPGEERDKEEELVMGPGGCVQVQSGAHKELYGKIEGVDADNARVMVKLAIGGKTVTISQYAVKLVERKEYEKYGKDLSRLSKAHKEKEREKDRERQKREERSHTDEVKHKSSEKHSGKEERKRKHQDSSQDREREKAPKKEPKRPSAPPSWLQRDLKVRFIDKTFKGGKYYNSKMRIEDVLTPSTCVCRTEEGRLLDDIKQDMLETIIPKSENDAVMVVLGEHRGQVGRILQRDKSKCKAMVQLDRYEEKVFTLDYDIICHYVGATDH from the exons ATGGCGTCGTACAGCGACACGGGCGTCACACAAACCGGCTCCGAACCGCGCGAAAAGAAACCTCCCGCCGTGTCCTTTGGCTTTTCTAAAACTGTCAGCAAGTTTAAACCTCCCCCCGGAGAGTTTGCTGCAAAGACACAAGACAGAGATTATCTCACAGGAATTCAGCACAACGAGCTACAGAG CACAAAGCCACAGGTGAAGCCCAAAGAGCTCATCATCCCGTTGATCCAGAAGAATCACTGGCACAAACCGAGCAGTGCGGCCCAAAATGAGGCAAAGGTCAAGAAAGACAAAGAGCCGACCCAGGAGGACGACTCCATGGTGTCTCAGGCTGTCAAAGAGCTGATAGAAG ATTCCCGGAGGCAGCTGGACGAGTGGCAGAATGGAACAGACTCTGAGAAGCATGTGAACCTGAGCATCCCCTTATTGATGCAAAACAAAGTACCAGATGGATTTGAGGATGGAGATCACGTCAATGTGGACTTAAGGCCTGAGTCT TCCACAGAGGCAGATTATGAGAGTGTCCCTGTTGAAGCTTATGGACTGGCAATGCTGAAGGGGATGGGCTGGAAGAAAGACGAAGGGATCGGACGCACGTTTAAACA aGATGTAAAACCGATTGAGCACCAGCTCCGGCCAAAGGGGCTCGGCCTGGGAGCGGATCGATCAGCGATCAAAGACCTAGAGCCCAACAAACGTAAACGTCCCCCGAAACCAGGCGAGGAGCGGGACAAAGAGGAGGAGCTGGTGATGGGGCCTGGAGGCTGTGTGCAGGTGCAGTCAGGAGCGCACAAAGAGCTGTATGGAAAG aTCGAAGGCGTTGACGCAGATAACGCTCGTGTGATGGTGAAGCTGGCGATCGGCGGTAAGACGGTGACCATCAGCCAGTACGCGGTCAAACTGGTGGAGCGCAAAGAGTACGAGAAATACGGCAAAGATCTCA GTCGACTCAGTAAAGCTCAtaaagagaaagagcgagagaaggacagagagaggcaaaAACGAGAAGAGAGGAGCCACACGGATGAGGTCAAACACAAATCTTCAGAAAAACATTCAGGAAAAGAAGAACGGAAAAGGAAACACCAGGACTCCAgtcaggacagagagag AGAGAAGGCGCCAAAAAAGGAGCCCAAACGACCCTCAGCTCCACCGTCCTGGCTGCAGAGGGACCTAAAAGTTCGCTTCATcgacaaaacatttaaaggggGAAAGTACTACAATTCAAAG ATGCGCATTGAGGACGTTCTGACGCCGAGCACCTGCGTTTGTCGAACTGAAGAGGGAAGACTGCTCGACG ataTAAAACAGGACATGCTAGAAACCATCATCCCCAAGAGTGAAAACGACGCCGTGATGGTCGTACTGGGAGAACACAGAGGACAG GTCGGGCGTATTCTGCAGCGGGACAAGAGTAAGTGCAAAGCGATGGTGCAGCTCGATCGTTACGAGGAGAAAGTGTTCACGTTggactatgacatcatctgcCATTACGTCGGCGCCACAGATCACTGA